The following proteins are co-located in the Eptesicus fuscus isolate TK198812 chromosome 9, DD_ASM_mEF_20220401, whole genome shotgun sequence genome:
- the KIAA1522 gene encoding uncharacterized protein KIAA1522 homolog isoform X2, with product MGNSHHKRKAPSGPRARSFWRFGRSGKRPAGSAKAESDKRLSVGPGQGPGSAVDEHQDNVFFPSGRPPHLEELHTQAQEGLRSLQHQEKQKLNKGGWDHGDTQSLQSSRTGPDEDSISFCSQTTSYTAESSTAEDALSIRTEMIQRKGSTFRPHDSFPKSSGKSGRRRRERRSTVLGLPQHVQKELGLRNEREAPGTPRPPGPRDAVRIPTVDGRPTRLASGAGVRVSLQALEAEAEAGAKAEAMLQRHIQRFYRDDTFVGRSTGAQPPPIPRPMSLAVPGLTGGAGPLEPLSPAMSISPQATYLSKLIPHAVLPPTVDVVALGRCSLRTLSRCSLLSASPASVRSLGRFSSVSSPQSRSRHPSSSSDTWSHSQSSDTIVSDGSTLSSKGGSEGRPEGSVASSSVAPPPQGGSGRGSPSGGSTAEASDTVSIRSSGQMSSRSVSLRKLKRPPPPPRRTYSLRQRGSAAPDGPLGLPPKPERKQQPQAPRPPTTGGPEGTGAAPCPSSSAGGWVPGLSPGGSRRPPRSPERTLSPSSGYSSQSGTPTLPPKGLAGAPASPGKVQPPKPERVTSLRSPGASVSSSLTSLCSSFSDPAPSDRSGPQISTTLGDRFVIPPHPKVLAPFSPPPSKSKGPNQAAPAPAAPAPVPGPVSTTDVSPEPSSAPQASLTPAQESPIASKDPSPPPSPPPSYHPPPPPTKKLEVVEEAPSAPETEEPLQDPNWPPPPPPAPEEQDLSMADFPPPEEAFFSVAGPEPEGPSEPPALVNSLADSPSATVSSQRQPHGTLDSPAPPAPPAGSVTGLAKLPRKEPAGCSKGNGAPREDAGAPLVTPSLLQMVRLRSVGAPTVAPTPALGPSAPQKPLRRALSGRASPAPAPSPGLHAAVRLKASSLAASESLVNAQPNGPPEAEPRSPQSPASTASFIFSKGTKKLQLERPVSPENQADLQRNLVAELRSISEQRPPQASKKPPKAPPPVARKPSVGVPSPTSPSFPRAEPLAALPSNGLPHVEGRTKGEPAENGGVVQLVGLEEKLGPPGSDPQKELV from the exons GTTCAGCCAAGGCTGAGAGCGACAAGCGTCTAAGTGTAGGGCCCGGCCAGGGGCCAGGGTCTGCGGTGGACGAGCACCAGGACAATGTCTTCTTCCCCAGTGGGCGGCCGCCTCACCTGGAAGAGCTGCACACACAGGCCCAGGAGGGGCTCCGTTCCCTGCAGCACCAAG AAAAACAGAAGTTGAACAAGGGTGGCTGGGACCATGGAGACACCCAGAGCCTCCAG TCCTCCAGGACCGGGCCGGATGAAGACAGCATCTCCTTCTGCAGCCAGACCACGTCCTACACGGCTGAGAGCTCCACGGCAGAGGATGCTCTCTCCATCCGCACAGAGATGATCCAGCGCAAAG gcTCCACCTTCCGACCTCATGACTCATTTCCCAAATCGTCTGGGAAGTCAGGGCGGAGGCGGCGGGAACGGCGGAGCACGGTGCTGGGACTGCCGCAGCACGTGCAGAAGGAACTCG GCCTGCGGAATGAGCGTGAGGCACCAGGGACTCCTCGGCCTCCTGGTCCACGGGATGCTGTACGAATCCCCACGGTGGACGGCCGCCCCACGCGTCTGGCCTCAGGAGCAGGCGTCCGGGTGTCCCTGCAGGCGCTGGAGGCAGAGGCGGaggctggggccaaggcagaggccatgctGCAGCGCCACATCCAGCGCTTCTACCGGGATGACACCTTTGTTGGCCGGTCCAcaggggctcagcccccaccGATTCCCCGGCCCATGTCCCTCGCAGTGCCTGGACTgacaggaggggcggggcctctaGAGCCCCTGAGCCCGGCCATGTCCATCTCGCCCCAGGCCACCTACTTGTCGAAACTGATCCCGCATGCTGTGCTGCCGCCTACAGTGGACGTGGTGGCCCTGGGCCGCTGCAGCCTGCGCACACTGAGCCGCTGCAGCCTGCTCTCGGCCAGCCCGGCCTCTGTCCGCTCGCTCGGCCGCTTCTCCTCGGTCTCCAGCCCACAGTCCCGCAGCCGCCACCCTTCCTCCTCCAGTGACACCTGGAGCCACTCTCAGTCCTCCGATACCATCGTGTCTGACGGCTCCACCCTGTCCTCCAAGGGTGGCTCAGAGGGCCGGCCGGAGGGCTCTGTAGCCAGCAGTAGTGTGGCACCCCCGCCTCAggggggcagcgggaggggctCTCCCAGTGGGGGCAGCACTGCCGAGGCCTCGGACACTGTCAGCATTCGGAGCAGCGGGCAGATGTCTAGCCGGAGTGTGTCCCTGCGTAAGCTGAAGCGGCCCCCACCGCCTCCCCGCCGGACCTACTCACTCCGCCAGCGGGGCTCAGCGGCCCCTGACGGGCCCTTGGGGTTGCCCCCCAAGCCAGAGCGGAAGCAGCAGCCACAGGCGCCTCGGCCGCCCACCACTGGTGGGCCAGAAGGGACGGGGGCAGCACCCTGTCCGTCCAGCTCGGCAGGCGGCTGGGTGCCTGGCTTGTCTCCAGGCGGCTCCCGCCGCCCCCCACGCTCCCCGGAACGGACGCTCTCACCCTCCAGTGGATACTCTAGCCAAAGTGgtacccctaccctccctcccaaGGGTCTGGCGGGGGCCCCTGCTTCCCCAGGCAAGGTCCAACCCCCTAAACCCGAGCGTGTCACTTCCCTCCGATCTCCTGgggcctctgtctcctcctccctcacatcTCTGTGTTCCTCCTTCTCTGACCCAGCCCCCTCAGACCGTTCTGGTCCCCAGATATCGACCACCCTTGGTGACAGGTTTGTCATACCTCCTCACCCCAAGGTGCtggcccccttctccccacccccctccaagtCCAAGGGTCCTAACCAAGCTGCCCCTGCTCCGGCCGCCCCTGCTCCGGTCCCTGGGCCTGTCTCTACCACGGATGTCAGTCCTGAGCCCTCTTCCGCCCCCCAGGCATCCCTGACTCCAGCACAGGAGTCTCCTATTGCCTCCAAAGACccgtcacccccaccctccccgcccccatcttatcatccaccccctccacccactAAGAAACTAGAGGTGGTTGAGGAGGCCCCATCTGCCCCAGAGACTGAGGAGCCCCTCCAAgaccccaactggcccccacccccaccgcctgcACCCGAGGAGCAGGACCTGTCCATGGCTGACTTCCCGCCCCCAGAGGAGGCCTTCTTCTCTGTGGCCGGCCCTGAGCCTGAAGGCCCTTCAGAACCCCCAGCCCTTGTCAACTCCCTGGCTGATTCACCCTCAGCGACTGTCTCTTCTCAGAGGCAGCCCCATGGTACCCTAGATTCTCCAGCTCCGCCAGCCCCCCCTGCTGGTTCTGTCACAGGGCTGGCCAAGCTCCCTCGGAAGGAACCCGCGGGCTGCAGCAAGGGCAATGGGGCTCCCAGGGAGGATGCCGGTGCGCCCCTGGTCACGCCCTCCCTCCTGCAGATGGTTCGACTGCGTTCTGTGGGTGCTCCCACTGTGGCTCCAACCCCAGCATTGGGGCCATCAGCCCCCCAGAAGCCACTACGAAGGGCCCTATCGGGGCGGGccagcccagcacctgccccttccccagggctccATGCTGCCGTCCGACTCAAGGCCTCCAGTCTGGCTGCCAGTGAGAGTCTTGTGAATGCCCAGCCCAATGGGCCGCCTGAGGCAGAGCCACGGTCTCCTCAGTCCCCTGCCTCCACGGCCAGCTTCATCTTCTCCAAGGGCACGAAGAAGCTGCAGTTGGAGCGGCCCGTGTCCCCTGAGAACCAGGCTGACCTCCAGCGGAATCTCGTGGCTGAACTCCGGAGCATCTCAGAGCAGCGGCCACCCCAGGCCTCAAAGAAGCCACCCAAGGCTCCCCCACCTGTGGCCCGCAAGCCCTCCGTGGGAGTAccctcccccacatcccccaGCTTTCCTCGGGCTGAGCCCCTGGCTGCTCTTCCGAGCAATGGGCTCCCTCATGTCGAGGGCAGGACTAAGGGGGAGCCGGCCGAGAATGGAGGTGTTGTGCAGCTGGTGGGCCTAGAGGAGAAGCTGGGCCCGCCTGGCTCAG aCCCACAGAAAGAGCTGGTCTAA
- the KIAA1522 gene encoding uncharacterized protein KIAA1522 homolog isoform X1, translating into MAARAPPAAPAAEEPGGPGSPPRRKKSRSGLRRAFNWLRGKRRKKKAAGAESAEPAAPRAKKADDKARRAKGKGRGSAKAESDKRLSVGPGQGPGSAVDEHQDNVFFPSGRPPHLEELHTQAQEGLRSLQHQEKQKLNKGGWDHGDTQSLQSSRTGPDEDSISFCSQTTSYTAESSTAEDALSIRTEMIQRKGSTFRPHDSFPKSSGKSGRRRRERRSTVLGLPQHVQKELGLRNEREAPGTPRPPGPRDAVRIPTVDGRPTRLASGAGVRVSLQALEAEAEAGAKAEAMLQRHIQRFYRDDTFVGRSTGAQPPPIPRPMSLAVPGLTGGAGPLEPLSPAMSISPQATYLSKLIPHAVLPPTVDVVALGRCSLRTLSRCSLLSASPASVRSLGRFSSVSSPQSRSRHPSSSSDTWSHSQSSDTIVSDGSTLSSKGGSEGRPEGSVASSSVAPPPQGGSGRGSPSGGSTAEASDTVSIRSSGQMSSRSVSLRKLKRPPPPPRRTYSLRQRGSAAPDGPLGLPPKPERKQQPQAPRPPTTGGPEGTGAAPCPSSSAGGWVPGLSPGGSRRPPRSPERTLSPSSGYSSQSGTPTLPPKGLAGAPASPGKVQPPKPERVTSLRSPGASVSSSLTSLCSSFSDPAPSDRSGPQISTTLGDRFVIPPHPKVLAPFSPPPSKSKGPNQAAPAPAAPAPVPGPVSTTDVSPEPSSAPQASLTPAQESPIASKDPSPPPSPPPSYHPPPPPTKKLEVVEEAPSAPETEEPLQDPNWPPPPPPAPEEQDLSMADFPPPEEAFFSVAGPEPEGPSEPPALVNSLADSPSATVSSQRQPHGTLDSPAPPAPPAGSVTGLAKLPRKEPAGCSKGNGAPREDAGAPLVTPSLLQMVRLRSVGAPTVAPTPALGPSAPQKPLRRALSGRASPAPAPSPGLHAAVRLKASSLAASESLVNAQPNGPPEAEPRSPQSPASTASFIFSKGTKKLQLERPVSPENQADLQRNLVAELRSISEQRPPQASKKPPKAPPPVARKPSVGVPSPTSPSFPRAEPLAALPSNGLPHVEGRTKGEPAENGGVVQLVGLEEKLGPPGSDPQKELV; encoded by the exons GTTCAGCCAAGGCTGAGAGCGACAAGCGTCTAAGTGTAGGGCCCGGCCAGGGGCCAGGGTCTGCGGTGGACGAGCACCAGGACAATGTCTTCTTCCCCAGTGGGCGGCCGCCTCACCTGGAAGAGCTGCACACACAGGCCCAGGAGGGGCTCCGTTCCCTGCAGCACCAAG AAAAACAGAAGTTGAACAAGGGTGGCTGGGACCATGGAGACACCCAGAGCCTCCAG TCCTCCAGGACCGGGCCGGATGAAGACAGCATCTCCTTCTGCAGCCAGACCACGTCCTACACGGCTGAGAGCTCCACGGCAGAGGATGCTCTCTCCATCCGCACAGAGATGATCCAGCGCAAAG gcTCCACCTTCCGACCTCATGACTCATTTCCCAAATCGTCTGGGAAGTCAGGGCGGAGGCGGCGGGAACGGCGGAGCACGGTGCTGGGACTGCCGCAGCACGTGCAGAAGGAACTCG GCCTGCGGAATGAGCGTGAGGCACCAGGGACTCCTCGGCCTCCTGGTCCACGGGATGCTGTACGAATCCCCACGGTGGACGGCCGCCCCACGCGTCTGGCCTCAGGAGCAGGCGTCCGGGTGTCCCTGCAGGCGCTGGAGGCAGAGGCGGaggctggggccaaggcagaggccatgctGCAGCGCCACATCCAGCGCTTCTACCGGGATGACACCTTTGTTGGCCGGTCCAcaggggctcagcccccaccGATTCCCCGGCCCATGTCCCTCGCAGTGCCTGGACTgacaggaggggcggggcctctaGAGCCCCTGAGCCCGGCCATGTCCATCTCGCCCCAGGCCACCTACTTGTCGAAACTGATCCCGCATGCTGTGCTGCCGCCTACAGTGGACGTGGTGGCCCTGGGCCGCTGCAGCCTGCGCACACTGAGCCGCTGCAGCCTGCTCTCGGCCAGCCCGGCCTCTGTCCGCTCGCTCGGCCGCTTCTCCTCGGTCTCCAGCCCACAGTCCCGCAGCCGCCACCCTTCCTCCTCCAGTGACACCTGGAGCCACTCTCAGTCCTCCGATACCATCGTGTCTGACGGCTCCACCCTGTCCTCCAAGGGTGGCTCAGAGGGCCGGCCGGAGGGCTCTGTAGCCAGCAGTAGTGTGGCACCCCCGCCTCAggggggcagcgggaggggctCTCCCAGTGGGGGCAGCACTGCCGAGGCCTCGGACACTGTCAGCATTCGGAGCAGCGGGCAGATGTCTAGCCGGAGTGTGTCCCTGCGTAAGCTGAAGCGGCCCCCACCGCCTCCCCGCCGGACCTACTCACTCCGCCAGCGGGGCTCAGCGGCCCCTGACGGGCCCTTGGGGTTGCCCCCCAAGCCAGAGCGGAAGCAGCAGCCACAGGCGCCTCGGCCGCCCACCACTGGTGGGCCAGAAGGGACGGGGGCAGCACCCTGTCCGTCCAGCTCGGCAGGCGGCTGGGTGCCTGGCTTGTCTCCAGGCGGCTCCCGCCGCCCCCCACGCTCCCCGGAACGGACGCTCTCACCCTCCAGTGGATACTCTAGCCAAAGTGgtacccctaccctccctcccaaGGGTCTGGCGGGGGCCCCTGCTTCCCCAGGCAAGGTCCAACCCCCTAAACCCGAGCGTGTCACTTCCCTCCGATCTCCTGgggcctctgtctcctcctccctcacatcTCTGTGTTCCTCCTTCTCTGACCCAGCCCCCTCAGACCGTTCTGGTCCCCAGATATCGACCACCCTTGGTGACAGGTTTGTCATACCTCCTCACCCCAAGGTGCtggcccccttctccccacccccctccaagtCCAAGGGTCCTAACCAAGCTGCCCCTGCTCCGGCCGCCCCTGCTCCGGTCCCTGGGCCTGTCTCTACCACGGATGTCAGTCCTGAGCCCTCTTCCGCCCCCCAGGCATCCCTGACTCCAGCACAGGAGTCTCCTATTGCCTCCAAAGACccgtcacccccaccctccccgcccccatcttatcatccaccccctccacccactAAGAAACTAGAGGTGGTTGAGGAGGCCCCATCTGCCCCAGAGACTGAGGAGCCCCTCCAAgaccccaactggcccccacccccaccgcctgcACCCGAGGAGCAGGACCTGTCCATGGCTGACTTCCCGCCCCCAGAGGAGGCCTTCTTCTCTGTGGCCGGCCCTGAGCCTGAAGGCCCTTCAGAACCCCCAGCCCTTGTCAACTCCCTGGCTGATTCACCCTCAGCGACTGTCTCTTCTCAGAGGCAGCCCCATGGTACCCTAGATTCTCCAGCTCCGCCAGCCCCCCCTGCTGGTTCTGTCACAGGGCTGGCCAAGCTCCCTCGGAAGGAACCCGCGGGCTGCAGCAAGGGCAATGGGGCTCCCAGGGAGGATGCCGGTGCGCCCCTGGTCACGCCCTCCCTCCTGCAGATGGTTCGACTGCGTTCTGTGGGTGCTCCCACTGTGGCTCCAACCCCAGCATTGGGGCCATCAGCCCCCCAGAAGCCACTACGAAGGGCCCTATCGGGGCGGGccagcccagcacctgccccttccccagggctccATGCTGCCGTCCGACTCAAGGCCTCCAGTCTGGCTGCCAGTGAGAGTCTTGTGAATGCCCAGCCCAATGGGCCGCCTGAGGCAGAGCCACGGTCTCCTCAGTCCCCTGCCTCCACGGCCAGCTTCATCTTCTCCAAGGGCACGAAGAAGCTGCAGTTGGAGCGGCCCGTGTCCCCTGAGAACCAGGCTGACCTCCAGCGGAATCTCGTGGCTGAACTCCGGAGCATCTCAGAGCAGCGGCCACCCCAGGCCTCAAAGAAGCCACCCAAGGCTCCCCCACCTGTGGCCCGCAAGCCCTCCGTGGGAGTAccctcccccacatcccccaGCTTTCCTCGGGCTGAGCCCCTGGCTGCTCTTCCGAGCAATGGGCTCCCTCATGTCGAGGGCAGGACTAAGGGGGAGCCGGCCGAGAATGGAGGTGTTGTGCAGCTGGTGGGCCTAGAGGAGAAGCTGGGCCCGCCTGGCTCAG aCCCACAGAAAGAGCTGGTCTAA
- the KIAA1522 gene encoding uncharacterized protein KIAA1522 homolog isoform X3 has translation MVVFLGRHLPALLGLFKKKGSAKAESDKRLSVGPGQGPGSAVDEHQDNVFFPSGRPPHLEELHTQAQEGLRSLQHQEKQKLNKGGWDHGDTQSLQSSRTGPDEDSISFCSQTTSYTAESSTAEDALSIRTEMIQRKGSTFRPHDSFPKSSGKSGRRRRERRSTVLGLPQHVQKELGLRNEREAPGTPRPPGPRDAVRIPTVDGRPTRLASGAGVRVSLQALEAEAEAGAKAEAMLQRHIQRFYRDDTFVGRSTGAQPPPIPRPMSLAVPGLTGGAGPLEPLSPAMSISPQATYLSKLIPHAVLPPTVDVVALGRCSLRTLSRCSLLSASPASVRSLGRFSSVSSPQSRSRHPSSSSDTWSHSQSSDTIVSDGSTLSSKGGSEGRPEGSVASSSVAPPPQGGSGRGSPSGGSTAEASDTVSIRSSGQMSSRSVSLRKLKRPPPPPRRTYSLRQRGSAAPDGPLGLPPKPERKQQPQAPRPPTTGGPEGTGAAPCPSSSAGGWVPGLSPGGSRRPPRSPERTLSPSSGYSSQSGTPTLPPKGLAGAPASPGKVQPPKPERVTSLRSPGASVSSSLTSLCSSFSDPAPSDRSGPQISTTLGDRFVIPPHPKVLAPFSPPPSKSKGPNQAAPAPAAPAPVPGPVSTTDVSPEPSSAPQASLTPAQESPIASKDPSPPPSPPPSYHPPPPPTKKLEVVEEAPSAPETEEPLQDPNWPPPPPPAPEEQDLSMADFPPPEEAFFSVAGPEPEGPSEPPALVNSLADSPSATVSSQRQPHGTLDSPAPPAPPAGSVTGLAKLPRKEPAGCSKGNGAPREDAGAPLVTPSLLQMVRLRSVGAPTVAPTPALGPSAPQKPLRRALSGRASPAPAPSPGLHAAVRLKASSLAASESLVNAQPNGPPEAEPRSPQSPASTASFIFSKGTKKLQLERPVSPENQADLQRNLVAELRSISEQRPPQASKKPPKAPPPVARKPSVGVPSPTSPSFPRAEPLAALPSNGLPHVEGRTKGEPAENGGVVQLVGLEEKLGPPGSDPQKELV, from the exons ATGGTGGTGTTCCTGGGCCGCCACCTCCCGGCGCTCCTCGGGCTCTTTAAGAAGAAGG GTTCAGCCAAGGCTGAGAGCGACAAGCGTCTAAGTGTAGGGCCCGGCCAGGGGCCAGGGTCTGCGGTGGACGAGCACCAGGACAATGTCTTCTTCCCCAGTGGGCGGCCGCCTCACCTGGAAGAGCTGCACACACAGGCCCAGGAGGGGCTCCGTTCCCTGCAGCACCAAG AAAAACAGAAGTTGAACAAGGGTGGCTGGGACCATGGAGACACCCAGAGCCTCCAG TCCTCCAGGACCGGGCCGGATGAAGACAGCATCTCCTTCTGCAGCCAGACCACGTCCTACACGGCTGAGAGCTCCACGGCAGAGGATGCTCTCTCCATCCGCACAGAGATGATCCAGCGCAAAG gcTCCACCTTCCGACCTCATGACTCATTTCCCAAATCGTCTGGGAAGTCAGGGCGGAGGCGGCGGGAACGGCGGAGCACGGTGCTGGGACTGCCGCAGCACGTGCAGAAGGAACTCG GCCTGCGGAATGAGCGTGAGGCACCAGGGACTCCTCGGCCTCCTGGTCCACGGGATGCTGTACGAATCCCCACGGTGGACGGCCGCCCCACGCGTCTGGCCTCAGGAGCAGGCGTCCGGGTGTCCCTGCAGGCGCTGGAGGCAGAGGCGGaggctggggccaaggcagaggccatgctGCAGCGCCACATCCAGCGCTTCTACCGGGATGACACCTTTGTTGGCCGGTCCAcaggggctcagcccccaccGATTCCCCGGCCCATGTCCCTCGCAGTGCCTGGACTgacaggaggggcggggcctctaGAGCCCCTGAGCCCGGCCATGTCCATCTCGCCCCAGGCCACCTACTTGTCGAAACTGATCCCGCATGCTGTGCTGCCGCCTACAGTGGACGTGGTGGCCCTGGGCCGCTGCAGCCTGCGCACACTGAGCCGCTGCAGCCTGCTCTCGGCCAGCCCGGCCTCTGTCCGCTCGCTCGGCCGCTTCTCCTCGGTCTCCAGCCCACAGTCCCGCAGCCGCCACCCTTCCTCCTCCAGTGACACCTGGAGCCACTCTCAGTCCTCCGATACCATCGTGTCTGACGGCTCCACCCTGTCCTCCAAGGGTGGCTCAGAGGGCCGGCCGGAGGGCTCTGTAGCCAGCAGTAGTGTGGCACCCCCGCCTCAggggggcagcgggaggggctCTCCCAGTGGGGGCAGCACTGCCGAGGCCTCGGACACTGTCAGCATTCGGAGCAGCGGGCAGATGTCTAGCCGGAGTGTGTCCCTGCGTAAGCTGAAGCGGCCCCCACCGCCTCCCCGCCGGACCTACTCACTCCGCCAGCGGGGCTCAGCGGCCCCTGACGGGCCCTTGGGGTTGCCCCCCAAGCCAGAGCGGAAGCAGCAGCCACAGGCGCCTCGGCCGCCCACCACTGGTGGGCCAGAAGGGACGGGGGCAGCACCCTGTCCGTCCAGCTCGGCAGGCGGCTGGGTGCCTGGCTTGTCTCCAGGCGGCTCCCGCCGCCCCCCACGCTCCCCGGAACGGACGCTCTCACCCTCCAGTGGATACTCTAGCCAAAGTGgtacccctaccctccctcccaaGGGTCTGGCGGGGGCCCCTGCTTCCCCAGGCAAGGTCCAACCCCCTAAACCCGAGCGTGTCACTTCCCTCCGATCTCCTGgggcctctgtctcctcctccctcacatcTCTGTGTTCCTCCTTCTCTGACCCAGCCCCCTCAGACCGTTCTGGTCCCCAGATATCGACCACCCTTGGTGACAGGTTTGTCATACCTCCTCACCCCAAGGTGCtggcccccttctccccacccccctccaagtCCAAGGGTCCTAACCAAGCTGCCCCTGCTCCGGCCGCCCCTGCTCCGGTCCCTGGGCCTGTCTCTACCACGGATGTCAGTCCTGAGCCCTCTTCCGCCCCCCAGGCATCCCTGACTCCAGCACAGGAGTCTCCTATTGCCTCCAAAGACccgtcacccccaccctccccgcccccatcttatcatccaccccctccacccactAAGAAACTAGAGGTGGTTGAGGAGGCCCCATCTGCCCCAGAGACTGAGGAGCCCCTCCAAgaccccaactggcccccacccccaccgcctgcACCCGAGGAGCAGGACCTGTCCATGGCTGACTTCCCGCCCCCAGAGGAGGCCTTCTTCTCTGTGGCCGGCCCTGAGCCTGAAGGCCCTTCAGAACCCCCAGCCCTTGTCAACTCCCTGGCTGATTCACCCTCAGCGACTGTCTCTTCTCAGAGGCAGCCCCATGGTACCCTAGATTCTCCAGCTCCGCCAGCCCCCCCTGCTGGTTCTGTCACAGGGCTGGCCAAGCTCCCTCGGAAGGAACCCGCGGGCTGCAGCAAGGGCAATGGGGCTCCCAGGGAGGATGCCGGTGCGCCCCTGGTCACGCCCTCCCTCCTGCAGATGGTTCGACTGCGTTCTGTGGGTGCTCCCACTGTGGCTCCAACCCCAGCATTGGGGCCATCAGCCCCCCAGAAGCCACTACGAAGGGCCCTATCGGGGCGGGccagcccagcacctgccccttccccagggctccATGCTGCCGTCCGACTCAAGGCCTCCAGTCTGGCTGCCAGTGAGAGTCTTGTGAATGCCCAGCCCAATGGGCCGCCTGAGGCAGAGCCACGGTCTCCTCAGTCCCCTGCCTCCACGGCCAGCTTCATCTTCTCCAAGGGCACGAAGAAGCTGCAGTTGGAGCGGCCCGTGTCCCCTGAGAACCAGGCTGACCTCCAGCGGAATCTCGTGGCTGAACTCCGGAGCATCTCAGAGCAGCGGCCACCCCAGGCCTCAAAGAAGCCACCCAAGGCTCCCCCACCTGTGGCCCGCAAGCCCTCCGTGGGAGTAccctcccccacatcccccaGCTTTCCTCGGGCTGAGCCCCTGGCTGCTCTTCCGAGCAATGGGCTCCCTCATGTCGAGGGCAGGACTAAGGGGGAGCCGGCCGAGAATGGAGGTGTTGTGCAGCTGGTGGGCCTAGAGGAGAAGCTGGGCCCGCCTGGCTCAG aCCCACAGAAAGAGCTGGTCTAA